Proteins encoded together in one Bacteroides zoogleoformans window:
- the murG gene encoding undecaprenyldiphospho-muramoylpentapeptide beta-N-acetylglucosaminyltransferase, producing MNQNSNNSNLPPLSANKKQEVRLIISGGGTGGHIFPAVSIANAIKELRPDAEILFVGAEGRMEMQRVPDAGYKIIGLPVAGFDRKRLWKNFAVLVKLARSQWKAHNIIKEFRPQVAVGVGGYASGPTLKMAGMMGIPTLIQEQNSYAGVTNKLLARKADKICVAYEGMEKFFPADKIIMTGNPVRQNLLNHSIAHEEAIENFGLNPAKKTILILGGSLGARTINRTLAEGLETIRTNPDIQFIWQTGKIYIDQVREAITAATGEPVRQPHIPAIPNLYVTDFIKDMANAYAAADLVISRAGAGSISEFCLLRKPVILVPSPNVAEDHQTKNALALVNKDAAICVKDAEAKDKLLSVALATVADTEKLRSLSENIARLALPDSATIIAKEVLKLIKK from the coding sequence ATGAATCAAAACAGCAATAACAGCAACCTTCCGCCGCTTTCTGCCAATAAGAAGCAAGAGGTCAGGCTCATCATCAGCGGTGGTGGAACCGGAGGACATATTTTTCCTGCCGTATCCATAGCCAATGCAATAAAGGAATTACGCCCCGATGCAGAGATTCTATTCGTGGGAGCCGAAGGAAGAATGGAAATGCAACGGGTTCCTGATGCCGGATACAAGATTATAGGCCTCCCCGTTGCCGGATTCGACCGCAAACGCTTGTGGAAGAACTTTGCCGTACTGGTGAAGCTGGCACGCAGCCAATGGAAGGCACACAACATCATCAAAGAGTTCCGCCCACAAGTCGCCGTAGGTGTAGGCGGCTACGCCAGCGGCCCCACACTGAAAATGGCAGGCATGATGGGCATTCCCACACTGATACAGGAACAGAACTCATACGCCGGTGTCACCAACAAGCTGCTTGCCCGGAAAGCCGACAAGATTTGCGTGGCTTATGAGGGTATGGAGAAGTTCTTTCCGGCAGATAAAATCATCATGACCGGAAACCCGGTGCGTCAAAACCTGCTCAATCATTCCATCGCACACGAAGAAGCCATAGAGAACTTCGGGCTGAATCCGGCAAAGAAGACCATCCTCATACTGGGGGGAAGCTTGGGAGCACGTACCATCAACCGGACATTGGCCGAGGGACTGGAAACCATCCGCACCAATCCCGACATACAGTTTATCTGGCAGACGGGAAAGATATATATCGATCAGGTCAGAGAGGCAATCACTGCCGCTACGGGAGAACCCGTGCGTCAGCCGCATATCCCTGCAATCCCCAACCTGTATGTGACGGACTTCATCAAGGACATGGCAAACGCTTATGCGGCCGCCGACCTTGTGATTTCACGTGCCGGTGCAGGCTCCATCTCCGAATTCTGCCTTCTGCGCAAGCCTGTCATTCTGGTTCCTTCGCCCAATGTGGCCGAAGACCATCAAACCAAGAATGCGTTAGCGCTGGTGAATAAAGATGCGGCAATCTGCGTGAAGGACGCAGAAGCAAAAGACAAATTGCTGTCCGTGGCCTTGGCAACCGTTGCCGATACGGAAAAACTGAGAAGCTTGAGTGAAAACATCGCCCGACTGGCATTGCCCGATTCGGCGACAATCATTGCCAAAGAAGTACTGAAACTCATTAAGAAATGA
- the murC gene encoding UDP-N-acetylmuramate--L-alanine ligase yields MNIETIKSVYFVGAGGIGMSALIRYFLSKGKMVAGYDRTPSELTGRLITEGARIHYQEDIRLIPEACKDPASTLVVYTPAVPQEHAELMYFRENGFGIHKRSEVLGIITRSSKALCVAGTHGKTTTSTMAAHLLHQSHVGCTAFLGGISKNYGTNLLLSPTSPYTVIEADEFDRSFHWLSPWMSVITSTDPDHLDIYGTKEAYLESFRHYTTLIRPGGALIIHKGLELQPDVRPGVTTYTYSRDEGDFHAENIRIGNGEIHIDFVAPDTRIDNIRLGVPVSINIENGIAAMALAHLNGATDEEIKQGMAAFRGVDRRFDFKLKNEKIVFLSDYAHHPAEIAQSVKSVRELYQDRKITVIFQPHLYTRTRDFYREFADSLSLADEVILTEIYPAREQPISGVSSQLIYDHLRPGMERCICKKEDVLKLLSEKHIEVLIVLGAGDLDNYVPEIARLLERRNKQ; encoded by the coding sequence ATGAATATAGAAACTATCAAATCCGTCTATTTCGTCGGTGCCGGCGGCATCGGCATGAGTGCCTTGATACGCTACTTCTTATCCAAAGGAAAGATGGTGGCGGGATATGACCGCACCCCCAGCGAACTGACCGGGCGTCTGATAACGGAAGGTGCACGGATACACTATCAAGAAGACATACGCCTCATTCCCGAAGCGTGTAAAGACCCGGCAAGCACTCTGGTGGTTTACACGCCTGCCGTCCCGCAAGAGCATGCGGAATTGATGTACTTCCGTGAAAACGGTTTCGGGATTCACAAACGCTCTGAAGTGCTGGGCATCATCACTCGCAGCAGCAAAGCCCTGTGCGTGGCAGGCACACACGGTAAAACGACCACCAGCACCATGGCCGCCCATTTGCTTCATCAATCCCATGTAGGTTGCACGGCATTCCTCGGAGGAATATCGAAGAACTATGGCACCAACCTGTTGCTTTCTCCGACCAGCCCCTATACCGTTATCGAAGCAGATGAGTTCGACCGCTCTTTTCATTGGCTGTCGCCTTGGATGAGTGTCATCACCTCCACCGATCCCGACCATCTGGATATATACGGAACCAAAGAAGCTTATCTCGAGAGTTTCCGCCACTACACCACCCTTATCCGACCGGGCGGTGCACTGATTATCCATAAAGGGCTTGAACTGCAACCCGATGTGCGGCCGGGCGTAACGACTTATACTTATTCGCGCGACGAGGGGGACTTCCATGCCGAGAATATCCGCATCGGGAACGGTGAAATCCATATCGACTTCGTGGCACCGGACACCCGCATCGACAATATCCGATTGGGCGTTCCCGTCAGCATCAACATCGAAAACGGCATAGCCGCTATGGCACTTGCCCATCTCAACGGTGCCACGGATGAGGAAATCAAACAAGGCATGGCCGCTTTCAGGGGGGTGGACCGCCGCTTCGACTTCAAGCTGAAGAACGAGAAGATTGTATTCCTCAGCGACTATGCCCACCATCCGGCAGAAATAGCGCAAAGCGTGAAGTCAGTCCGGGAGTTGTATCAAGACAGAAAGATAACAGTCATCTTTCAGCCTCATCTCTACACCCGTACCCGCGACTTCTATAGAGAGTTTGCCGACAGCCTTTCTTTGGCCGACGAAGTGATCCTGACCGAGATATATCCCGCACGCGAGCAACCCATCTCGGGAGTAAGCAGCCAATTGATTTACGACCATCTGCGTCCGGGCATGGAGAGGTGCATCTGCAAGAAAGAAGATGTGCTGAAACTGCTTTCGGAGAAACATATAGAAGTGCTGATAGTGCTGGGAGCCGGCGATTTGGATAATTACGTACCGGAGATTGCCCGTCTGCTTGAGCGGCGCAACAAACAGTAA
- the ftsZ gene encoding cell division protein FtsZ, protein MDNIVQFDFPTDSPKIIKVIGVGGGGGNAVNHMYREGIHDVAFVVCNTDRKALEESPVPVKLQLGHEGLGAGNLPIKAKEATEESISDVQNMLNDGTKMVFITAGMGGGTGTGAAPTIAKIAKDMDILTVGIVTIPFRWEGDKKIDQALDGVEEVSKHVDALLVINNEKLGEIYPDLSVKTAFAKANDTLLVAAKSIAEIITMRGIINLDFNDVRTVMKDGGVAIMSTGYGEGDSRVSMAIRNAQHSPLLNNNDIFNSKKVLLNISYSSEHELMMSEMDEIKEFMNRFNRDFETKFGMMEDDKLEQSVKITLLATGFGIQDIHMKEMDERINQRTTEEQQRLAELEEEEEQKRNRREVYYGKDANARSQRNRRRHIYLFNPEDLDSAEIISMVESSPTYLRDKSTLNSIKQKAESSTKEVLAAEAAREAETNEGGIIRFK, encoded by the coding sequence ATGGATAATATAGTACAATTCGATTTCCCCACCGATTCCCCGAAAATCATCAAAGTAATCGGTGTGGGTGGCGGTGGCGGCAATGCCGTGAACCACATGTATCGGGAAGGCATACATGATGTGGCTTTCGTGGTGTGCAACACCGACCGCAAAGCTCTTGAAGAGTCACCCGTACCGGTGAAACTGCAATTGGGGCACGAAGGCTTGGGAGCCGGCAACCTTCCCATCAAAGCCAAAGAAGCTACCGAAGAGAGCATCAGCGACGTGCAGAATATGCTGAACGATGGCACCAAGATGGTATTCATCACTGCCGGAATGGGTGGAGGAACCGGAACCGGAGCCGCACCGACCATAGCCAAGATAGCCAAGGACATGGACATACTGACGGTGGGCATTGTCACCATTCCGTTCCGTTGGGAAGGCGATAAGAAGATAGACCAGGCACTGGACGGTGTAGAGGAAGTCAGCAAACACGTGGATGCACTGCTCGTCATCAACAACGAGAAATTAGGCGAGATATATCCCGACCTTTCCGTGAAGACAGCCTTTGCCAAAGCCAACGACACCCTGTTGGTGGCCGCCAAGAGCATTGCCGAAATTATCACCATGAGAGGTATCATCAACCTCGACTTCAACGATGTGCGCACGGTAATGAAAGATGGCGGCGTAGCCATCATGAGTACCGGCTACGGCGAAGGCGACAGCCGCGTAAGCATGGCCATCCGCAACGCCCAGCACTCTCCGTTGCTGAACAATAACGACATCTTCAACTCAAAGAAGGTGCTGCTCAACATCTCGTACAGCAGTGAGCACGAACTGATGATGAGTGAAATGGACGAAATAAAGGAGTTCATGAATCGCTTCAATCGCGATTTCGAAACGAAGTTCGGCATGATGGAAGACGACAAGCTGGAACAGAGCGTAAAGATTACCCTGCTTGCCACCGGATTCGGCATTCAGGACATCCACATGAAGGAGATGGACGAGCGTATCAACCAGCGTACTACCGAAGAGCAGCAGCGTCTTGCCGAACTGGAGGAAGAGGAAGAACAGAAGCGCAACCGCCGGGAAGTGTACTACGGCAAGGATGCCAACGCCCGCTCGCAGCGTAACCGCCGTCGCCATATTTACCTCTTCAATCCCGAAGACTTGGATAGTGCCGAGATCATCAGTATGGTAGAGAGTTCTCCAACCTACCTGCGCGATAAAAGCACGCTGAACAGCATCAAGCAGAAAGCCGAGAGCAGCACCAAAGAAGTACTTGCCGCCGAAGCTGCCCGCGAGGCTGAAACCAACGAAGGGGGAATTATCCGGTTTAAATAG
- a CDS encoding cell division protein FtsQ/DivIB, whose amino-acid sequence MIKRILLSIVLLLVIAYLVVAVAFFNKRQSSQVCREVELVIKDTAYAGFITKKEVVALLEKKGISPIGKELERIRTKTLEKELAKHSLINRVECYKTPSGKLCIEVSQRIPILRVMAANGENYYIDNEGTVMPPDVKCVAHLAVVTGNVEKSFAMGELYKFGVFLQNNSFWNAQIEQINVLRGKNIELVPRVGDHLILLGKLTDFEKKLKRVKAFYEKGLNQVGWNKYSRINVEFDNQIICTKRE is encoded by the coding sequence ATGATTAAAAGGATTCTGCTTTCTATCGTTCTGCTGCTTGTCATTGCCTATCTGGTAGTGGCAGTCGCCTTTTTCAACAAACGACAGTCCTCTCAGGTATGTCGCGAGGTGGAATTGGTGATAAAGGATACGGCATACGCCGGCTTCATTACGAAAAAGGAAGTAGTGGCCCTATTGGAAAAGAAAGGCATCAGTCCCATAGGAAAGGAATTGGAACGCATACGCACCAAAACGCTGGAAAAGGAACTTGCCAAACATTCCCTCATCAACCGTGTGGAATGTTATAAGACACCAAGTGGCAAACTCTGCATCGAAGTAAGCCAGCGCATCCCCATTCTGAGGGTTATGGCAGCCAACGGTGAGAACTACTACATAGACAATGAAGGCACCGTGATGCCCCCTGATGTGAAGTGCGTTGCACACCTTGCCGTAGTGACCGGGAATGTAGAAAAGTCATTTGCAATGGGAGAATTATATAAGTTTGGTGTATTTTTGCAAAACAATTCGTTCTGGAATGCGCAAATAGAGCAAATCAATGTGTTGCGCGGCAAGAATATCGAATTAGTGCCACGCGTAGGCGACCATCTTATCCTTTTGGGCAAATTGACCGATTTCGAGAAGAAGCTGAAACGCGTCAAAGCATTTTATGAGAAAGGATTGAATCAAGTGGGTTGGAACAAATACTCCCGCATCAACGTAGAATTTGATAACCAGATTATTTGTACGAAAAGGGAATAA
- the mraY gene encoding phospho-N-acetylmuramoyl-pentapeptide-transferase, whose amino-acid sequence MLYYLFQWLDRYDFPGAGMFGYTSFRSLMAIILALLISSIWGDKFINLLKRKQITETQRDAGIDPFGVNKTGVPSMGGIIIIVAILIPCLLLGRLGNVYMILMLVTTVWLGSLGFADDYIKIFKKDKEGLHGKFKIIGQVGLGLIVGMTLYLSPQVVIRENIEQQKPDGQIEVVHAAKEIKATQTTIPFFKSNNFDYSDLAGFMGEHAQTIGWVLFVIITIFVVTAVSNGANLNDGMDGMAAGNSAIIGLTLGILAYVSGHIEYAGYLNIMYIPGSEELVIFICAFIGALIGFLWYNAYPAQVFMGDTGSLTIGGIIAVYAIIIHKELLIPILCGVFLVENLSVILQRFYYKAGKRKGVKQRLFKRTPIHDHFRTGMNLVEPGCKVVFTKPDKLFHESKITVRFWIVTIMLAAITIITLKIR is encoded by the coding sequence ATGCTTTACTATTTATTTCAATGGTTAGACCGGTATGACTTCCCCGGCGCCGGAATGTTTGGATATACGTCATTCAGGTCGCTGATGGCCATCATCCTGGCACTGCTCATCTCGAGCATTTGGGGAGATAAGTTCATCAACCTGCTGAAGCGCAAACAAATCACCGAAACACAACGTGACGCCGGCATCGACCCGTTCGGCGTAAATAAGACAGGCGTACCCAGTATGGGGGGCATCATCATCATCGTCGCCATTCTCATTCCTTGCCTGCTGTTAGGCAGGCTGGGAAACGTGTACATGATATTGATGCTGGTGACAACCGTCTGGTTGGGTTCGCTGGGATTTGCGGACGATTACATCAAGATATTCAAGAAAGACAAGGAAGGACTGCACGGAAAATTCAAAATCATCGGGCAGGTAGGTCTGGGACTTATCGTGGGGATGACGCTCTACCTCAGTCCGCAGGTAGTCATCCGCGAAAACATAGAGCAACAAAAGCCTGACGGACAAATAGAGGTGGTGCATGCCGCCAAAGAAATCAAGGCCACGCAAACCACCATTCCGTTCTTCAAGAGCAATAACTTCGATTATTCCGACCTGGCAGGCTTCATGGGCGAACATGCCCAGACAATCGGATGGGTTTTGTTCGTCATCATCACCATCTTCGTGGTCACCGCCGTATCAAATGGAGCCAACCTGAACGACGGCATGGACGGCATGGCTGCCGGAAACTCCGCTATCATCGGACTGACGTTGGGAATACTGGCCTACGTGTCCGGCCACATAGAATATGCCGGCTATCTGAACATCATGTATATCCCGGGGTCGGAGGAACTGGTAATCTTTATCTGCGCCTTCATCGGCGCCCTCATCGGCTTCTTGTGGTACAATGCCTATCCGGCCCAAGTATTCATGGGCGATACGGGCAGCCTGACCATAGGAGGAATCATTGCCGTATATGCCATCATCATACACAAGGAGTTGCTGATACCCATTCTTTGCGGCGTATTCCTCGTAGAGAACCTGTCGGTCATTCTGCAACGCTTCTACTACAAGGCAGGGAAACGGAAGGGCGTGAAGCAACGCCTCTTCAAACGCACACCGATACACGACCACTTCCGCACCGGCATGAATCTGGTGGAGCCGGGCTGCAAGGTGGTATTTACCAAACCGGACAAGCTGTTTCACGAATCGAAGATTACCGTCCGTTTCTGGATTGTGACCATCATGCTGGCAGCAATAACGATTATAACATTGAAGATAAGATAA
- a CDS encoding GatB/YqeY domain-containing protein gives MDLFEKVSEDIKTAMKAKDKVALDTLRNVKKVFLEAKTAPGANDTLGDADALKIIQKLTKQGKDAAEIYVQQGRQDLADAELAQVKVMEAYLPKQMSPEELEAALKEIISEVGATGGKDMGKVMGVAGKKLAGLAEGRAISAKVKELLG, from the coding sequence ATGGATTTATTTGAAAAAGTCAGCGAAGACATAAAAACCGCAATGAAGGCTAAAGATAAAGTAGCCCTCGACACTTTGAGAAATGTAAAGAAAGTATTCCTCGAAGCAAAAACAGCCCCCGGTGCCAATGATACCTTGGGAGACGCGGATGCTTTGAAGATTATCCAAAAACTGACCAAGCAGGGTAAGGATGCCGCCGAAATCTATGTGCAGCAGGGACGTCAGGATTTGGCAGATGCCGAACTGGCTCAAGTGAAAGTGATGGAAGCCTATCTGCCCAAACAGATGTCTCCCGAAGAGCTGGAAGCTGCCTTGAAAGAAATCATCAGTGAAGTAGGCGCCACCGGAGGTAAAGACATGGGCAAGGTGATGGGCGTGGCCGGCAAGAAACTGGCCGGACTTGCCGAAGGTCGTGCCATCTCTGCCAAAGTGAAGGAACTCTTGGGATAA
- the ftsA gene encoding cell division protein FtsA translates to MATTDFIAAIELSSSKISGIAGKKNSDGSHQVLAYACEDASSFIHKGAIYNIDKAAQALTSIINKLEGQLNNSIAKVYTGIGGQSLRTVKNKVSRTLEEESIISQELVDEICDENHDAPLIEMNVLDVAPQEYKIDNTLQAEPVGVTGRYITGQFLNVVSRTSLKKNLEHSFEQAKIEIADDLLVAPIALAKVVLTESEMRSGCALVDFGADTTTISVYKNNILRYLSVLPLGGNNITQDITSLQMEEEDAEKLKLQYGNALYEEEESGVPAVCRLEDGRTFELSLLNNIIGARAEEILANVWNQLRFSGYEDKLFSGVVFTGGGANLKNLEKAFRRISKMEKVKTALFINNTVHGRSEELKKNGMQNTLLGLLAAGNENCCLQEVKPAQTTDPGSAFSQQIDMFDNDETLKEQEAAARAAKTQREKEEKERKERERKEKELREKAEKKKEPGWIEKTFDRLSNKIFSDDDMN, encoded by the coding sequence ATGGCAACAACAGATTTTATCGCCGCCATTGAGTTGAGTTCTTCCAAGATTTCGGGCATTGCAGGAAAGAAGAACAGTGACGGAAGTCATCAAGTGCTGGCTTACGCATGCGAAGATGCCTCCTCGTTTATTCACAAGGGAGCCATCTACAACATCGACAAGGCAGCTCAGGCACTGACTTCCATCATCAATAAGCTGGAAGGACAACTGAACAACTCCATAGCCAAGGTATATACAGGCATCGGCGGACAATCTTTGCGCACGGTCAAGAATAAGGTGAGCCGCACGCTGGAGGAAGAAAGCATCATCTCGCAAGAATTAGTGGACGAGATTTGCGATGAAAATCACGACGCACCTCTGATAGAGATGAACGTGCTGGATGTCGCTCCTCAAGAGTATAAGATAGACAATACACTACAAGCAGAGCCGGTGGGCGTTACAGGACGGTACATCACGGGCCAGTTCCTTAATGTCGTGTCACGCACATCGCTTAAGAAGAATCTGGAGCACAGCTTCGAGCAAGCTAAGATAGAAATAGCCGACGACTTACTTGTGGCCCCCATAGCATTGGCCAAAGTGGTGCTGACCGAAAGCGAAATGCGTTCGGGATGCGCATTGGTGGATTTCGGCGCCGACACCACTACCATTTCCGTCTACAAGAACAACATTCTACGCTACCTCAGCGTACTGCCACTGGGGGGGAACAACATTACTCAAGACATTACCTCCCTGCAAATGGAAGAGGAGGATGCCGAGAAACTGAAACTGCAATACGGAAATGCACTCTACGAGGAAGAGGAAAGCGGAGTTCCCGCCGTATGCAGACTTGAAGACGGACGTACTTTCGAGCTAAGCTTGCTGAACAACATCATCGGAGCACGTGCCGAAGAGATACTTGCCAACGTATGGAATCAACTGAGGTTTTCGGGTTATGAGGACAAACTTTTCTCCGGTGTTGTATTCACCGGTGGAGGAGCCAATCTGAAGAATCTGGAGAAAGCTTTCCGCAGGATAAGCAAGATGGAAAAAGTGAAAACTGCTCTGTTCATAAACAATACCGTGCACGGTCGTAGCGAAGAACTAAAGAAAAACGGCATGCAGAATACACTGCTCGGCTTGCTGGCTGCCGGAAACGAAAACTGCTGCTTGCAGGAAGTAAAGCCTGCACAGACCACCGATCCCGGAAGCGCTTTTTCCCAACAGATTGACATGTTCGATAATGACGAAACATTGAAAGAACAGGAAGCTGCCGCACGTGCTGCCAAAACACAGCGCGAAAAAGAAGAGAAAGAACGCAAGGAGCGTGAACGCAAAGAAAAAGAACTGCGTGAGAAAGCAGAGAAGAAGAAAGAACCCGGTTGGATTGAGAAGACCTTTGACAGACTTTCCAATAAAATCTTCTCGGACGACGACATGAACTAA
- the murD gene encoding UDP-N-acetylmuramoyl-L-alanine--D-glutamate ligase has product MSRIVVLGAGESGAGAAVLAKTKGFDTFVSDMSVIKDKYKELLNKHGIAWEEGRHTEELILNADEVVKSPGIPNDAPLILKLKEKDTPVISEIEFAGRYTNAKMVCITGSNGKTTTTSLIYHIFKSAGLNVGLAGNIGKSLALQVATEQHDYYVIELSSFQLDNMYNFRANIAVLMNITPDHLDRYDHCMQKYIDAKFRITQNQTPEDAFVFWNEDPIIKQELDKHGLKAHLYPFAAVKKDGAIAYVEDGEIEINEPIAFNMEQEKLALSGRHNLYNSLAAGISANVAGIKKEYIRKALSDFKGVEHRLEKVCTVRGVHFINDSKATNVNSCWYALQSMTTKTVLIIGGKDKGNDYTEIEDLVREKCSALVYLGLHNEKLHDFFDRLGLPVADVQTGMKDAVDAAFRLAKKGETVLLSPCCASFDLFKNYEDRGDQFKDCVRAL; this is encoded by the coding sequence ATGAGTAGAATAGTTGTTTTAGGAGCCGGCGAGAGCGGTGCAGGAGCTGCCGTACTGGCCAAGACGAAAGGCTTCGACACGTTTGTATCGGACATGTCGGTCATTAAAGACAAGTATAAAGAGCTGCTGAACAAACACGGCATTGCGTGGGAAGAAGGCCGGCACACGGAAGAGCTGATTCTGAATGCCGACGAAGTGGTGAAAAGCCCGGGCATCCCCAACGATGCTCCGCTCATTCTGAAACTGAAAGAGAAGGACACGCCCGTCATCTCGGAAATAGAATTTGCAGGCCGCTACACCAATGCCAAAATGGTGTGCATCACCGGCTCGAACGGAAAAACCACCACCACCTCGCTCATCTACCATATCTTTAAGAGTGCGGGCCTGAACGTGGGACTGGCAGGGAATATCGGCAAAAGTCTGGCATTGCAGGTGGCCACCGAACAGCACGACTATTACGTGATTGAGCTCAGCTCTTTCCAACTGGACAATATGTATAACTTCCGTGCCAACATAGCCGTACTGATGAACATCACCCCCGACCATCTGGACCGTTACGACCACTGCATGCAGAAGTATATAGATGCCAAATTCCGTATCACACAAAACCAGACGCCGGAAGACGCTTTCGTCTTTTGGAACGAAGACCCCATCATCAAGCAGGAGTTGGACAAGCACGGACTGAAAGCTCATCTCTATCCGTTTGCCGCGGTGAAAAAAGATGGAGCCATTGCCTATGTGGAAGACGGAGAGATAGAAATCAACGAACCGATAGCTTTCAACATGGAGCAAGAGAAGCTGGCACTGAGCGGAAGGCACAACTTATATAACTCGCTGGCCGCCGGCATATCCGCCAACGTTGCCGGCATCAAAAAGGAATATATCCGCAAAGCCTTGTCCGACTTCAAGGGAGTGGAACATCGGTTGGAGAAAGTGTGCACTGTGCGCGGCGTGCACTTCATCAACGACTCCAAGGCAACAAACGTAAACTCCTGCTGGTACGCCCTGCAAAGCATGACCACCAAAACGGTATTGATTATCGGCGGCAAGGACAAGGGCAATGACTATACGGAAATAGAAGACCTTGTCCGCGAGAAGTGTTCCGCTCTCGTCTATCTGGGCTTGCACAATGAAAAGCTGCACGACTTCTTCGACCGTCTGGGCTTGCCCGTAGCCGATGTACAGACCGGAATGAAAGATGCCGTGGACGCAGCCTTCAGGTTGGCGAAGAAAGGCGAAACCGTGCTGCTCAGCCCTTGCTGCGCCTCGTTCGACCTCTTCAAGAACTATGAAGACAGAGGAGACCAATTCAAGGACTGCGTGAGAGCCCTGTAG
- a CDS encoding FtsW/RodA/SpoVE family cell cycle protein, which produces MDLLRSIFKGDKVIWIIFLFLCLISIIEVFSAASTLTYKSGDHWGPITQHSILLMVGAVIVVLVHNIPYKWFQAFPVFLLPVSIGLLAFVMLMGFITGDRVNGAARWMTFMGIQFQPSEIAKMAVVIVTAFILSRGQNENGASPRAFKRIMIVTCLVCGLILPENYSTGMLLFGTVYLMMFIGRVPAKKLVILGGGLLAFGALFITFLLATPNDTLKKIPMGHRLTTVKSRIADFTGKEEIPAAKFDIDGDGQVAHARIAVATSNVVGKGPGNSVQRDFLSQAFSDFIYAIIIEELGLLGGGFVVFLYVCLLVRVGRIAKKCDRTFPAFLIMGIALLLVTQALFNMMVAVGLAPVTGQPLPLISKGGTSTFINCAYIGMILSVSRYTAKLEEQRLHDAQIPLLVDAGGAEEQESSAISDAQTAADPTAEMLNSDAEFK; this is translated from the coding sequence TTGGATTTATTAAGAAGCATATTCAAGGGTGACAAAGTGATCTGGATTATCTTCCTCTTCCTTTGTCTCATCTCCATCATAGAGGTGTTCAGTGCCGCCAGTACGCTGACTTATAAGAGCGGCGACCATTGGGGGCCCATCACGCAGCACAGCATTCTTCTGATGGTAGGTGCCGTGATTGTGGTATTGGTACACAACATCCCCTACAAATGGTTTCAGGCATTCCCGGTATTCTTGCTGCCTGTCTCCATCGGGCTGTTGGCTTTTGTCATGCTGATGGGATTCATCACAGGCGACCGCGTGAACGGTGCCGCCCGATGGATGACGTTCATGGGCATCCAGTTCCAACCATCGGAAATAGCGAAAATGGCCGTCGTCATCGTCACCGCTTTTATCCTTTCGCGGGGACAGAACGAAAACGGAGCAAGTCCGAGAGCCTTCAAACGCATCATGATTGTCACCTGCCTCGTCTGCGGACTCATCCTGCCGGAAAACTACTCGACCGGGATGCTGCTTTTCGGAACCGTATATCTGATGATGTTCATCGGGCGGGTGCCCGCCAAAAAACTGGTGATACTGGGCGGAGGGCTCCTTGCTTTCGGCGCACTGTTCATCACTTTCCTGCTTGCCACACCGAACGACACGCTCAAGAAGATTCCGATGGGACACCGCCTTACAACCGTGAAATCGCGTATCGCCGACTTCACCGGCAAGGAAGAGATACCGGCAGCCAAATTCGACATAGATGGAGACGGACAAGTGGCGCATGCACGCATTGCCGTAGCCACGAGCAACGTTGTGGGCAAAGGGCCGGGCAACTCCGTGCAACGCGACTTCCTGAGTCAGGCTTTCTCCGATTTCATCTACGCCATCATCATTGAAGAATTAGGCCTTCTGGGCGGAGGTTTCGTGGTGTTTCTCTACGTCTGCCTGCTGGTACGTGTGGGACGTATCGCCAAGAAGTGCGACCGGACATTCCCGGCTTTCCTCATCATGGGGATAGCCTTATTACTCGTCACGCAAGCGCTGTTCAACATGATGGTTGCCGTAGGATTGGCCCCCGTCACCGGACAACCGTTGCCACTCATCAGCAAAGGCGGTACATCCACCTTTATCAATTGTGCCTACATCGGCATGATACTAAGCGTCAGCCGCTACACGGCCAAACTGGAAGAACAGCGGTTGCACGATGCGCAAATCCCCCTGCTGGTAGATGCCGGGGGAGCGGAAGAGCAGGAGTCTTCCGCAATCAGCGATGCACAGACGGCGGCTGACCCGACGGCAGAAATGCTGAACAGCGATGCCGAATTTAAGTAA